From the genome of Colletotrichum higginsianum IMI 349063 chromosome 4, whole genome shotgun sequence, one region includes:
- a CDS encoding Secreted protein codes for MSRLGYLLLSLAAAAGAASAPSIKSVSHSGPACPQDARVTWSGDLDDLTITLPDFGETLAAGQMTSCQVHVLVDGGETGRALVLQDVVVRGGLYLSANAKADFYTTAYWSESASDVITKSTSTASGPGAVALNVAVSQQVSTPSTCVGADGYVGILNVTFRIISKAGSRIIFGREHREGGTFPVTEEFTFKWQGC; via the exons ATGTCTCGCCTCGGTTACCTCCTCCTGTCCCtggcagccgccgccggcgccgcctctgCCCCCAGCATCAAATCCGTCTCCCACAGCGGCCCGGCCTGTCCCCAAGACGCTAGAGTGACCTGGTCcggcgaccttgacgacctcACCATCACTCTGCCCGACTTCGGAGAGACCCTCGCCGCGGGCCAGATGACGAGCTGTCAGGTCCACGTGCtcgtggacggcggcgagaccGGGCGAGCGCTGGTCCTGCAGGACGTCGTCGTTCGCGGTGGGCTGTACCTCAGCGCCAACGCCAAAGCGGACTTCTACACGACAGCATATTGGTCAGAATCGGCTTCTGATGTG ATCACCAAGTCCACAAGCACTGCGTCCGGCCCAGGTGCCGTCGCGCTGAACGTGGCAGTTTCTCAGCAGGTGAGCACGCCGTCGACTTGCGTCGGGGCCGATGGGTACGTGGGGATTCTTAACGTCACGTTCCGCATCATCTCGAAGGCCGGCAGCCGGATCATCTTCGGTAGAGAGCACAGGGAAGGCGGGACGTTCCCGGTCACGGAAGAGTTCACGTTCAAGTGGCAGGGCTGTTAG
- a CDS encoding Phosphatidylinositol-glycan biosynthesis class S protein gives MATAAPMPGIDDTSSPAAGAGLPSDQPTTTVPPPQPESRKAPPPEKPSDVRRRSFVILAFWAIVLLLGLPIWWMTTSIYRANLPLRDMEHWADGKACRPVFPLRISVRANKLQEQEAQNLLRLTQHALDDLNDFSGHHLRLQLAPQSDAPSATEDDSQIALTIRLSPGETTTASLNPHSPVLDITYPPNSVPSPTSSSSALASYIANELRSTYAEEQAIISYLLSAASGATDAKPQGTSPESAESLAKRTTRSLRYSPTYHLSFSLFTSGSAPNTWEVEAAIQAYMKPMLDVLSPIHNFTIDTQVQLYATPGAQSQVLSKEDLASFINAAEWPLSPSIGGAPTVNFLLFVGNQTIGLDSGSETSQSWLIPQWGTVYLLSLPPTTSHVPAATLKQPMLTFAGHLLSLLGTPQSGSLPLRLSTLTRIRSADLLLRASSTLGSLARLSLALPSISIPRNVADGVAKTMHHLELACASLGGPEGLEHARIAEAEAERAFFEKSMVGQLYFPDEHKIAVYLPLLGPVGVPLVMGLLNEIKAWRKRRRERTEAEAKKKL, from the exons ATGGCAACGGCTGCCCCAATGCCCGGCATTGACGACACAAGTAGCCCggcagccggcgccggcctgcccAGTGACCAGCCGACGACTACcgtcccgccgccgcaaccCGAGTCTCGCAAGGCTCCGCCTCCTGAGAAGCCGTCCGACGTGCGCCGCCGATCCTTCGTCATTCTTGCCTTCTGGGCCATTGTGCTGCTTTTGGGCTTGCCAATATGGTGGATGACCACGAGCATCTATCGTGCTAACCTGCCGTTGCGTGACATGGAACATTGGGCAGATGGAAAG GCCTGTCGTCCTGTCTTTCCCCTCCGCATATCAGTGCGGGCCAACAAGCTTCAGGAGCAAGAGGCGCAGAACCTCCTTCGTCTCACTCAgcacgccctcgacgacctaAACGACTTCTCGGGTCACCATCTGCGTCTCCAGCTCGCGCCCCAGAGTGATGCCCCATCCGCCACCGAAGATGACTCGCAGATCGCCCTGACAATTCGTCTCAGTCCCggggagacgacgacggcatcgctGAACCCGCATTCCCCGGTCCTCGACATCACCTACCCACCGAACTCGGTTCcctcgccgacatcgtcctcttccGCGCTGGCCTCGTACATCGCCAACGAGCTGCGTTCCACCTACGCCGAGGAACAGGCAATCATATCATACCTTCTTTCAGCAGCGTCAGGGGCTACTGATGCGAAGCCTCAGGGCACGTCGCCCGAGTCGGCCGAGTCGCTGGCGAAGCGGACGACTCGTTCTTTGCGGTACTCGCCGACCTATCACTTGAGCTTCTCACTCTTCACTAGCGGCTCTGCCCCCAACACGTGGGAAGTTGAGGCAGCCATCCAGGCGTACATGAAGCCCATGCTCGATGTATTGAGTCCCATCCACAACTTCACGATCGACACTCAGGTGCAGCTTTACGCCACGCCTGGCGCCCAGTCTCAAGTCCTGAGCAAGGAAGACCTTGCGTCTTTCATCAACGCAGCCGAATGGCCACTCTCTCCCTCCATCGGTGGCGCCCCGACGGTGAATTTCCTTCTCTTCGTCGGAAACCAGACGATTGGACTGGACTCAGGGTCCGAGACGTCCCAGTCCTGGCTGATCCCGCAGTGGGGAACGGTCTATCTCctgtcgctgccgccgacgacatcTCACGTGCCGGCTGCCACCCTCAAGCAGCCGATGCTTACTTTTGCCGGTCATCTGTTATCTCTGCTGGGAACGCCCCAGTCTGGGTCTCTTCCCCTCCGATTGTCGACTCTTACGCGAATCCGCTCAGCAGATCTTTTGTTGCGGGCATCGTCTACTCTGGGATCCCTGGCGAGGCTGTCACTGGCATTACCGTCCATCTCTATTCCCCGCAACGTTGCGGATGGCGTTGCCAAAACCATGCATCACCTAGAGCTCGCGTGTGCAAGCTTGGGTGGACCGGAGGGGCTGGAACATGCCAGGattgccgaggccgaggcggagcgAGCCTTTTTTGAGAAGAGCATGGTTGGCCAACTCTACTTCCCCGACGAGCACAAAATTGCCGTTTACCTGCCACTGCTTGGGCCGGTAGGTGTGCCGCTGGTCATGGGCCTGTTGAACGAGATCAAGGCCTGGAGGAAACGAAGACGTGAAAGaaccgaggccgaggcgaagAAAAAGCTTTAG
- a CDS encoding putative Acid phosphatase — MLPEPTLSFTLPSLHDDTVLDCRVYHCRALNPAASNPSPWKRHAAVIAHPYAPLGGSYDDPIVDIIAATLLRQGFLVGTFNFREAFDSVANTMVHDRGAAGSAGRTSWTAKPERSDYMSFVGFLVYYMHFLDPYRPAATPSPTTTRTTSTAGAQTKSSSSEHPLLLLSGYSYGAMITTQIPPMSQILAQFKLPAAGSAAADIRLRAQHLAEQQNVILASARAASSMSPRKKYFGMRVGGDEDTQRKSHEARRSISETRRSFSIDAEDKIRRGVSELLAKTKRHHHKGVAVTQEKLETIPSNHEVSVVVEEVADLTRVRPAYLLISPLQGVITHLATMSFLPAAPGRGLFSRAGKPRDQGAPAFTTDHRQMSESKLVENETLALFGDRDIFVPVAKLRAWAGRLEGVEGSHFHGEEIPSAGHFWTEGTVVQVLRDKVCDFAARLLQGDSEDVVTSES, encoded by the exons ATGCTACCCGAACCAACGTTGAGCTTCACGCTCCCCAGCCTCCACGATGACACCGTTCTGGACTGTCGTGTGTACCACTGTCGCGCATTGAACCCCGCCGCGTCAAACCCTTCACCATGGAAGCGacacgccgccgtcatcgcccatCCGTATGCGCCTTTGGGCGGATCCTATGATGATCCCATTGTTGACATCATTGCCGCCACCCTCTTGCGGCAGGGCTTTCTCGTGGGCACCTTCAACTTTAG AGAAGCGTTTGACTCTGTCGCTAACACGATGGTCCACGATAGAGGCGCCGCAGGCTCAGCCGGTCGTACTTCCTGGACTGCAAAGCCAGAGCGCAGCGACTACATGTCTTTCGTCGGCTTCCTAGTATACTACATGCATTTTCTCGACCCATACCGCCCTGCTGccacgccatcgccaacgacAACCCGTACAACTTCAACAGCCGGTGCGCAAACCAAGTCCTCCTCATCAGAGCATCCGTTGCTCCTTCTCAGCGGCTATTCGTACGGGGCCATGATAACAACCCAGATCCCGCCCATGTCGCAGATCCTCGCACAATTCAAGCTACCCGCTGCTGGTTCTGCGGCTGCCGATATTCGTCTACGTGCGCAGCATCTGGCTGAGCAACAGAATGTGATCCTGGCGAGCGCCCGAGCTGCGAGCTCAATGTCGCCGCGGAAGAAATACTTCGGCATGAGGGTTGGAGGCGACGAAGATACGCAACGTAAGAGCCACGAAGCTCGGCGGTCGATTTCGGAAACCCGGAGATCTTTCTCGATAGATGCCGAAGACAAGATCCGGCGAGGCGTCAGCGAGTTACTTGCAAAAACAAAACGGCATCATCACAAAGGTGTCGCTGTGACCCAGGAAAAGCTGGAGACCATACCATCGAACCATGAGGTTTCGGTTGTGGTGGAAGAAGTGGCCGATTTAACTCGAGTGCGGCCAGCATACCTACTTATATCTCCCCTGCAAGGGGTCATCACGCACCTGGCGACAATGTCTTTTCTTCCGGCAGCGCCTGGGCGAGGACTGTTCTCGCGAGCGGGTAAGCCTCGGGATCAGGGCGCGCCGGCCTTCACGACTGATCACAGGCAAATGAGCGAGAGCAAACTGGTCGAGAACGAGACTCTGGCGTTATTCGGTGACCGCGACATCTTTGTCCCGGTTGCCAAACTGCGGGCTTGGGCGGGACGGCTCGAGGGGGTTGAGGGATCACACTTTCACGGCGAGGAAATACCTTCGGCAGGGCACTTTTGGACAGAAGGCACAGTGGTTCAAGTGCTTCGAGACAAAGTTTGTGACTTTGCAGCAAGGCTGTTGCAGGGGGATAGCGAAGATGTGGTCACAAGCGAATCATGA
- a CDS encoding Patatin-like phospholipase domain-containing protein, whose product MNDVLLNSVHPLPAIRVKPSSSVPAGSLKLGRSSSTKKHQPQQPQPPLNAALDSISRVIKGANSLVLSLRDGLSDLERENRRKKEERRLVLSVRMKNAQTRKQWQDAAEELDILEENDLWKLDPYTGDYNAPLIEARLKELDDARINCDTRAMMHLVRTALCRDLGGMGNVDLYRHSYVGTKNLIERYVDSAMQTIDALVEKSQFALPDGMGQRDILESVLYARQSFGRSALLLSGGATLGMSHIGVLKALFEVNLLPRIISGASAGSIVSAVICTRTDEEIPRLVKEFPYGDLAVFDAEENPDGVFDHMRRLLTEGSWSDIKHLTRVMRGLVGDLTFQEAYNRTRRVLNICVSTESIYELPRLLNYITAPNVMIWSAVAASCSVPLVFSAAPLLVKNPDTGEHMPWNPTPQRWIDGSVDNDLPMTRLAEMFNVNHFIVSQVNPHVVPFLARDDQLDPDETSPRRSSLSPSKQDFDWVYTLTTLAKEEALHRLHFLAEIGVFPNLVTKLRSILSQKYSGDINILPEVNVHDIPKILSNPSPEFMLRACLMGERATWPKLSRIRDRCAIELALDRAVHRLRARVVFSDSQVDLRRLTTGIVLPPPWPKSSAAAKQMSSYSPALTLDTEVVKNRQRRSSGSSVQLMAHHRRLMENVLTDEETEEEERLEMRARHGHGSASLVVVRKPRLKRAAKSHYNVSLARGPMTSPINPAQLEAVEFDFGKPVTPPLHRSRHSEGSLSHDRRPSHLDMTPAKEVEVTAPGSRGEATSHTDEMETSDLHSSDGDVESHTEDTMSDPDPYERNWLHDGTNELETTPKNDKELLEVSSHELVPVGESLSGLWD is encoded by the exons ATGAACGACGTCCTTCTAAACTCCGTCCACCCTCTCCCCGCCATTCGCGTTAAGCCTTCGTCCAGCGTGCCTGCGGGTTCGCTCAAGCTCGGCcgctcctcgtccaccaAGAAGCATCAACCccaacaaccacaaccacctCTCAATGCCGCTCTCGACTCTATATCCCGTGTCATTAAAGGCGCCAATAGTCTGGTCCTGTCACTTCGCGATGGATTGTCCGATTTGGAACGGGAGAATaggagaaagaaggaggagcgGAGGCTGGTCCTCTCCGTTCGCATGAAGAAT GCCCAAACCAGGAAACAGTGGCAGGATGCCGCCGAAGAACTCGACATCCTCGAAGAGAACGACCTGTGGAAACTGGACCCTTACACTGGAGACTATAACGCCCCCCTGATCGAGGCCCGGTTGAAAGAGCTAGACGATGCGCGCATAAACTGCGACACTCGTGCCATGATGCACCTCGTACGGACCGCCCTCTGTCGAGATCTCGGCGGCATGGGAAATGTCGATTTGTACAGGCACTCCTACGTTGGAACCAAGAACCTAATCGAACGATACGTCGACTCGGCCATGCAAACCATCGACGCCCTGGTCGAAAAGAGCCAGTTTGCGCTTCCCGATGGTATGGGGCAGAGGGACATTCTCGAAAGCGTCTTGTACGCTCGGCAGAGCTTTGGCAGAAGCGCCCTGTTGCTGAGCGGAGGCGCAACGTTGGGTATGTCCCATATTGGCGTCCTAAAGGCGCTTTTCGAGGTCAATCTGCTGCCGCGCATCATATCAGGTGCCTCAGCAGGCTCCATCGTATCAGCCGTCATTTGCACGAGGACAGACGAGGAGATTCCCCGTCTCGTAAAGGAGTTCCCCTATGGTGACCTTGCCGTCTTCGATGCCGAAGAGAACCCGGACGGCGTGTTCGACCACATGCGGAGACTGCTCACAGAGGGAAGCTGGTCCGACATAAAACACCTGACCCGCGTCATGCGTGGCCTGGTAGGAGACCTCACTTTCCAGGAGGCATACAACCGAACACGGCGGGTGCTCAACATCTGCGTATCGACAGAGTCCATATACGAGCTGCCACGCCTACTCAACTATATCACGGCGCCTAACGTCATGATCTGGTCTGCCGTGGCTGCATCATGCTCTGTTCCGTTGGTCTTCAGCGCTGCCCCCTTGCTGGTCAAGAACCCCGACACCGGCGAGCATATGCCCTGGAACCCGACACCGCAGCGATGGATCGATGGCTCCGTTGACAATGACCTGCCCATGACGAGGCTTGCAGAGATGTTCAACGTCAACCACTTCATCGTCTCTCAGGTGAACCCTCACGTTGTTCCGTTCCTAGCCCGCGATGACCAGCTGGATCCCGACGAGACGTCGCCACGTCGATCGAGTCTGTCGCCCAGTAAGCAGGATTTTGATTGGGTTTATACTCTCACAACTCTTGCGAAAGAGGAGGCTCTACACAGGCTGCACTTCCTGGCTGAGATTGGCGTCTTCCCCAATCTCGTCACCAAGCTTAGGAGTATCCTCAGCCAGAAGTACTCGGGCGACATCAACATCCTCCCCGAAGTCAATGTGCACGACATTCCAAAGATCCTGAGCAACCCCAGCCCCGAGTTCATGCTGCGGGCCTGTCTGATGGGCGAGCGAGCAACGTGGCCGAAGCTCAGCCGGATTCGCGACCGTTGTGCTATCGAACTCGCACTGGACCGTGCCGTGCATCGCCTGCGTGCCcgcgtcgtcttctccgaTAGCCAGGTTGACTTGCGGAGACTGACTACGGGCATCGTCCTTCCACCGCCCTGGCCTAAATCATCTGCGGCCGCCAAGCAAATGTCGTCCTATTCTCCGGCCCTGACTCTGGATACCGAAGTCGTCAAGAACAGACAGCGCAGGTCTTCAGGTAGCAGTGTGCAACTCATGGCACACCACCGACGCCTGATGGAAAACGTCCTCACAGACGAAGAAAcagaggaggaagagcgcTTGGAGATGCGCGCGAGACATGGTCATGGGAGCGCCTcgcttgtcgtcgtccgcaAGCCCCGTCTCAAGAGAGCGGCAAAGAGCCACTACAACGTTTCCCTGGCGAGAGGACCGATGACCAGCCCGATAAACCCGGCgcagctcgaggccgtcgaatTTGACTTTGGAAAGCCCGTGACACCGCCATTGCACCGGTCACGCCACTCGGAAGGTTCGCTGTCTCATGATAGAAGACCCAGCCACTTGGACATGACACCAGCGAAAGAAGTAGAGGTCACGGCGCCAGGATCGAGGGGCGAAGCCACGTCGCATACGGACGAAATGGAGACGTCGGATTTGCATTCTTCCGATGGGGATGTGGAATCGCATACTGAGGACACCATGTCCGACCCTGACCCCTATGAGCGGAATTGGCTTCACGACGGGACGAATGAGCTGGAGACGACCCCCAAGAACGACAAGGAGTTGCTCGAGGTGAGCAGCCATGAGCTTGTGCCCGTGGGCGAATCGTTGAGCGGACTGTGGGATTGA